A genome region from Bemisia tabaci chromosome 3, PGI_BMITA_v3 includes the following:
- the LOC109044240 gene encoding uncharacterized protein — MEQKKFESIFPAIASIFGGSFLTHKNDPFSEPDKREQILVTLLSCYLESELSKSGKEGPCSSSKCQLYAVSKLLKLWSGDLSAINKIRNHKSQDGRRKEARKMAQNLLKRIQNFENCTIIPSGLISASYCHKVMKDITGSHDQANIAILKKHSKNKHIDWIHVNPGSPYHQQCKSLAGENIKSFLEITDINPDDITEDFLFLLVGLKAIKPGEKFYYKEVSLYECLLVFLNGKTILQSYNDESFMPHSPISPVHTWLVIDQAFKYLLKHFIGDAYYAPYQTLITGFKISLVEKMLVSYRNQETQLAHFLLQEMCHELAQQALDHGSIEQKDFSRKLIDKIKVFTKDRCIRLTALASQGSQLHGLHILSLRFPMPCLTELAASSESLDLPSLKLEPVFLKPKNDDDIIVYLNHFTSGFVNQLIKSNDLVDVALLSYGIEVFFIDYLANTSILKTSDTSQFSSDDTLLAKMLLNLAKIFYNCQGQLISHLSCLQYQPHFFAKNVIIQFFVYASITALNLRDKVIKGPLTKYNLSVAVSDTVSLHEIIPHLVIPNESWLKVLFSTESFFMPKEDCETLFSHSKFQNSDFSFEIRNDAATEDIDVQFALSLLLKYPDSYSRFEKDHRHLCFEKYNRMWQKLAYTDVYLPSVYDSLSKAAHFAKVSLINAPSWNKYNCTGVEWHFINSSYFEEPQWVVNRTEFWRSIVKFKVDNITVSTKPNSNPLTSYSVKVGFTKSQCLYQRLIIQEENIFKAHNHFTEDGVSEDAEEEPINICHLPENEVIASQNLKPHSMDRNRYMQLGFLQSVPLLKIERLYIALKDLQLDICCEEDCVLIKQTLFEISALRKIGVGSCGLLQWTVEKNPSLIHQLGLLFIEKALVMRHRLTQHQALGNILEICVGLLTFYPIEFKDEFVECLVKIYYLLKEVLVQPPSHLSDSTLLHLNAYLVTSVQVKPALLETEMLTVLKTLFTIQNYKAKGLSLNNDVSLKMHVSSFKWCSSFQHHLEQNPILLNNLIANVNPQWDEKKTWHKSKFGLMFSCEEYSVKPLLGSIYFQNRPITGLPEGISKHRIFKAYLGQVNFSVMPDSQEVDGHVLPCFLSVSHEPKTRLTLIKDNLLIEEFIENSYQLYIPAEELLRKDAYPALFRESADGNHLFSHWLSSDRKLLFVKDQNRNVLYKWDLKTSFVYSLKQEGFIVPWKQLKDSTFKQWLQRVESFSWIEVIAQQAPSISAHITALHFPRLALHFYKKENKFYCKQIHGYSLAEKQSINSLDGFFHYFVLEKEERNSTALKIKVLIPHRKVEPGGYFYDKTVVASLNEVETPSYFVYEFDSKTGLLKCHHTRAQLYLALLYYCSSSLDDHDASNINAYHLSRKNLEACWKDEPFDNVELNIIAQYLNSGRMRDFHPNRIALYLKAVSLLTSSVRLSFLHTDKASLENKNKSDKLLKECDEYLPFLISQYVQHKSTIFSVIRLSREEEEEIMDRCPGLFEAYKQLYFKQKRWVDLSVESNKSYKDHYGKLFAKDSMVKTSFFQLFRSNISYFEFTLAEDGIDFSSGFNRILLSRFNLNNFIPLYRLAKYSLITVEKYQYLLHHMVLRAKINYELFPEKLVMMLARGLLLVAENSILFPDPPSWFGVNEDSVNLSNRYITERDVVSAFEGFYWNSRKNYENWEEEEAERRKAEADYEKENSKIWSNLRRFDLDKEGIPNKDLKNCQLCYESFVTFRDLSKQQAVRKLYLKAACNDSMFKFFEQVLSLCDQLKHGSAMSWSIASFIDSSLTVRLLAEKFTTFTAKPVSWEKLTIPQEPLITLRKYFVAEQQEAQKEEFLFEAQLKEPANEYQRQFCEELKKSWLIYHSETQSSYTWLNQQCSSTLEEALQMKHKQLSLEAVEIWEIIKEQLEQRPNSESDDYFALRWHSGKVNHYQKEDILRLLIEPEKLGAYNPDCIEKHDFIIKKLLQYVSLEIIVAKINRNLALLEQLKKCKSEDEQFSVLQSLVSSLEEQISPASFRHPHWLLFQYENEIIIRENQQELIEAMLKENRKTMYQLNMGEGKSSVILPLLCNDLANGRQVLRINVLSALLAIMKNSLHQCFKGLIKKRVYTLPFQRDTDISPANLKLILDVLKRCLKDQHILLVTPEFRLCLQLKLRELMLENQEQMQATGVFNWDTYRKRVPQKIEEYKDLEKSHVERLLRKQDASLRACLQAERYLNNEDTILKVPPRGQGAKKFVQYKETINDPTFREWGCLKAAYRELLYNSKLGYADSSEKLSLLYKIDELPAIDLLDESDEILKHGTELNYTIGDKFFFDGGELRWQIPQFFIQAIFCDHEVREIISRGKADGSTVLNVNYSPRGGVPFIQLLNKFYFENYIKPILIEKFFIKYASNLRKYNIRPDESVVKDEMYTLRQYIAAELLADAEKKVIAFLADKVCLKDKILIAKGWLSHGILFHVFNAKYRVQYGLNLHLPLEGHIKKLIAIPFFGKDAPSPRAEFSHPDVTLGFTITSYMYHGLNKQQLKESLMRLKDQFSHQVADSHLQNWAETSRAWIEPQTDSFPPRLLTSLKHLDLTDEQCLEKVYQFLSCNYLTISFYLSQFVFMQEAMQYLFKISANAHSLVGYNAALGFSGTDDRQLTMPFQIESLPAPAQEGTNGKLLSVLSEERNTSYFSLQAEDTNTLLEQLCHYVSGQLHCHALIDAGALVTGLTNYEAASFLLERLPANILGVLYFSDEGNSLTVMTRDGKKMPLQDCFLDKQNLFAYLDDIHTRGTDIKLPPNCHAILTVSMGMQKDKLMQAAMRLRQLAKKQSVSLWGTEATTLAIARDNSVDKAKINGPEVVKWVTQNTINHVNSDLFAVTVRKINFQFLKRAESWLKEAPEALRSLVKYCKGKELFSLEEFYAITPEDQDLADHLNCLVAVRIRAFYQEIEKELRIKQLHNSKLYKKVTNPLDKKFFRGELERICNEVAIYLQTGRVLNSLDNDEEKEVEVEIIEEQEFSINVEERTPCIEQDWDVRLILRSDFIGLAQQEGYIMPIRSVKQYIQMPPDMKNIFWHSDIYMSLNYIQSVQTNAQEWFDNYLRPVDIILIHRREGKIWLILLSGQEAAQIKAKCYQQLDHSNLLVHLHDINGKTQLPIGSSVSKKEVKLLTIVKLFAGECQFKSSDEMQCLSKFVGRLYPTCFTAPVLQIHDKVSEKLYESLIRMEYLDFSGTMTERLLKLLDLVESERSANFKLTDELQIYREHVLTKLYKIHQKLIVQSSSSMRGNLNTLREWVGTRGRLREYPGSSLESILNLEKEPSFLS; from the coding sequence atggagcaaaaaaaatttgaaagtatttttccAGCAATTGCCTCAATATTTGGGGGCTCCTTTTTAACCCATAAAAATGACCCTTTCTCAGAGCCCGATAAACGTGAACAAATATTAGTTACACTGCTCAGCTGCTATTTGGAAAGTGAACTATCAAAGTCTGGAAAAGAAGGCCCGTGCAGTTCTTCTAAATGTCAACTATATGCTGTCAGCAAGTTATTAAAACTATGGTCAGGCGACCTGAGCGCCATTAACAAAATCAGGAACCACAAAAGTCAAGATGGCAGAAGAAAAGAGGCAagaaaaatggctcaaaatttACTGAagagaattcaaaattttgaaaattgcacaaTTATTCCGAGTGGCTTAATATCAGCGTCTTATTGTCACAAAGTCATGAAAGACATCACTGGATCTCATGATCAAGCTAATATCGCTATTTTGAAGAAACATAGTAAGAACAAGCATATTGATTGGATTCATGTCAATCCTGGTAGCCCTTATCACCAACAATGCAAGAGTCTTGCTGgtgaaaatataaaatctttccttgaaatcacTGATATAAATCCCGATGATATCACAGAGGACTTTTTGTTCCTATTAGTGGGCTTAAAAGCAATCAAACCCGGGGAGAAATTTTATTATAAAGAAGTGTCGCTGTATGAGTGCCTGTTGGtatttttaaatggcaaaacaatttTGCAATCATACAATGACGAAAGTTTCATGCCTCATTCTCCTATATCACCTGTTCATACGTGGCTGGTTATCGATCAGGCATTTAAATATCTCTTAAAGCACTTTATAGGTGACGCATATTATGCTCCCTATCAAACATTAATCACTGGCTTCAAAATATCCTTAGTTGAAAAAATGTTGGTTTCTTATCGGAATCAAGAGACACAGCTGGctcattttttacttcaagAAATGTGCCATGAATTAGCGCAACAAGCACTTGATCATGGCAGTATAGAACAAAAagatttttcccggaaattgaTCGATAAAATCAAAGTATTCACCAAAGACAGGTGTATTCGACTAACAGCATTGGCGAGTCAAGGATCTCAATTGCATGGACTTCATATTTTATCGCTCAGGTTCCCTATGCCATGCTTAACAGAACTCGCTGCTTCTTCAGAAAGTCTCGATTTACCTAGTTTGAAACTTGAGCCTGTTTTCTTGAAGCCTAAAAACGACGATGACATAATAGTCTATTTGAACCATTTTACAAGCGGCTTCGTTAACCAGTTAATAAAGTCAAATGACTTAGTTGATGTAGCATTACTTAGTTACGGCATCGAAGTATTCTTTATTGATTATCTTGCAAACACCAGTATTTTGAAAACATCAGATACCTCTCAGTTTTCAAGTGATGATACCCTTTTAGCAAAAATGTTATTAAatcttgccaaaattttctacAACTGTCAAGGACAGTTAATCAGTCACTTGTCATGTTTGCAATACCAACCTCATTTTTTTGCCAAGAACGTAAtcattcagttttttgtgtACGCATCTATTACTGCTCTGAATTTACGAGACAAAGTAATCAAAGGTCCATTAACAAAGTACAATTTAAGTGTAGCTGTAAGTGACACTGTTTCTTTACATGAAATCATACCTCATCTTGTGATTCCTAATGAATCATGGCTAAAAGTTCTATTCTCTACTGAATCCTTTTTTATGCCAAAAGAAGACTGTGAAACATTATTTTCACATAGTAAATTTCAGaactctgatttttcttttgaaattagaaATGATGCTGCAACAGAAGATATTGATGTCCAATTTGCCCTTAGTTTACTTCTGAAATATCCGGATTCTTATTCTCGTTTTGAGAAAGATCATCGCCAtctatgttttgaaaaatacaacAGGATGTGGCAAAAACTTGCTTACACTGATGTGTACTTGCCATCAGTCTATGATTCACTATCAAAAGCAGCTCATTTTGCAAAAGTCTCCTTGATAAATGCTCCTTCATGGAATAAGTATAACTGCACTGGAGTAGAATGGCATTTTATCAATTCTTCGTACTTTGAAGAGCCCCAATGGGTTGTAAACAGGACTGAGTTCTGGCGCTCGATTGTCAAGTTTAAAGTAGATAATATCACTGTAAGTACCAAACCTAACTCGAACCCGTTGACAAGTTATTCTGTCAAAGTTGGCTTCACGAAAAGCCAGTGCCTGTATCAGCGACTGAttattcaagaagaaaatatatttaaggCTCACAATCATTTTACTGAAGATGGTGTCTCAGAAGATGCAGAGGAGGAACCCATCAATATCTGTCATCTTCCCGAAAATGAGGTAATAGCAAGTCAAAATCTGAAACCTCATTCCATGGACCGTAATCGTTACATGCAGTTGGGGTTCTTGCAGAGTGTCCCTCTGCTAAAAATTGAACGCCTGTACATTGCGCTGAAAGACCTGCAGCTAGATATTTGCTGTGAGGAAGACTGCGTCCTAATCAAGCAAACTCTTTTTGAAATAAGTGCCCTGCGGAAAATAGGAGTTGGGTCTTGTGGTTTATTACAGTGGACAGTAGAAAAAAATCCTTCTTTAATTCATCAATTAGGTTTACTTTTCATCGAAAAAGCACTAGTAATGCGACATCGTTTGACTCAACATCAAGCACTCGGTAATATACTTGAAATATGTGTAGGATTACTGACGTTCTATCCAATAGAATTTAAAGATGAATTTGTGGAGTGCTTGGTGAAAATATATTACTTACTAAAAGAAGTTTTAGTGCAGCCTCCTAGCCACCTCAGTGATTCCACGTTGCTGCATCTCAATGCATATTTAGTTACTAGTGTACAAGTGAAACCTGCATTGCTGGAAACAGAAATGCTCACAGTATTAAAAACTTTGTTTACCATTCAGAACTATAAAGCGAAGGGTTTAAGTCTGAATAATGATGTTTCACTCAAAATGCACGTTTCAAGTTTCAAATGGTGTTCGAGTTTCCAGCATCACCTCGAGCAAAACCCAATACTTCTCAATAATCTAATTGCAAACGTTAATCCTCAGTGGGACGAGAAGAAGACGTGGCACAAGAGCAAGTTTGGTTTGATGTTTTCTTGCgaagaatattcagtgaaacCTTTGCTTGGCAGCATTTACTTCCAAAATAGGCCTATCACAGGGCTACCTGAGGGTATATCAAAACATAGAATTTTCAAAGCTTATCTTGGTCAggtaaatttttcagtgatgccAGACTCTCAAGAAGTAGATGGCCATGTCTTGCCTTGCTTTCTGTCAGTAAGTCATGAACCCAAAACCAGGTTAACTTTAATTAAAGATAATTTGTTGATTgaagaatttattgaaaatagcTATCAGCTATATATCCCTGCCGAAGAATTACTGCGCAAAGATGCTTATCCTGCTTTATTCCGTGAATCAGCTGATGGGAATCATTTATTTTCACATTGGCTCAGTAGTGACCGAAAATTACTTTTTGTGAAAGATCAAAATCGCAATGTCCTTTACAAATGGGACTTAAAGACCAGTTTTGTGTATTCTTTGAAACAAGAAGGGTTTATTGTCCCTTGGAAACAATTAAAAGACTCCACGTTCAAACAATGGCTTCAGCGTGTTGAATCATTTAGCTGGATCGAAGTTATTGCTCAACAAGCTCCTAGTATTTCAGCTCATATTACAGCCTTACATTTTCCACGTCTGGctttacatttttacaaaaaagagaataaatttTATTGTAAACAGATACATGGCTACTCTCTTGCTGAGAAACAGAGCATTAATTCTCTGGAtggattttttcattattttgtacTAGAAAAAGAAGAACGCAACTCTACAGCTCTGAAAATCAAAGTGCTTATTCCGCATCGCAAAGTAGAACCTGGTGGTTATTTCTATGACAAGACTGTAGTCGCAAGCCTCAATGAAGTTGAGACTCCATCGTACTTTGTTTACGAGTTTGATTCAAAGACAGGCCTATTGAAATGTCATCATACGCGTGCTCAGCTTTACCTAGCTTTGCTGTATTACTGTTCTTCTTCTCTAGATGATCACGATGCATCCAATATCAATGCCTATCAtctgtcaagaaaaaatttggaggCTTGTTGGAAAGATGAGCCTTTTGATAATGTAGAACTGAACATTATTGCTCAATACTTAAATTCTGGAAGAATGCGAGATTTCCACCCTAATCGAATTGCGCTTTATTTGAAAGCTGTATCTCTGTTGACGAGCAGTGTACGGCTTTCATTTTTGCATACTGACAAGGCAAGTCtggagaataaaaataaaagtgataAATTATTGAAAGAATGTGATGAGTACCTGCCATTTTTGATCTCACAGTATGTACAAcataaatcaacaattttttctgTTATCAGACTTAGTCgtgaagaggaggaggaaataATGGATAGATGCCCCGGTTTATTTGAAGCGTACAAACAATTGTACTTTAAACAAAAGCGTTGGGTAGACTTATCAGTGGAGTCTAATAAGTCGTATAAAGATCACTATGGGAAGTTATTTGCTAAAGATTCGATGGTCAAAACTTCTTTCTTTCAACTCTTCCGTTCCAACATTTCATATTTCGAGTTCACTCTTGCAGAAGATGGAATAGATTTTTCATCAGGTTTCAATAGAATATTGCTCAGtagatttaatttaaataatttcatCCCACTTTACAGGCTTGCAAAGTATTCCCTCATCACTGTGGAGAAGTATCAATATTTATTGCACCATATGGTACTCAGGGCTAAAATTAATTATGAGCTATTTCCAGAAAAGCTTGTAATGATGTTGGCTCGTGGGCTCCTTCTTGTAGCTGAAAATTCAATCCTGTTCCCCGATCCACCTTCTTGGTTTGGTGTAAATGAAGATTCTGTAAATCTAAGTAACCGATATATCACTGAACGTGATGTAGTAAGTGcttttgaaggtttttattggAATTCAAgaaagaattatgaaaattgggaagaagaagaagcagaaagaAGAAAAGCAGAGGCCGATTACGAAaaggaaaattccaaaatttggtCCAATTTACGGAGATTTGAtctagacaaagaaggcataccGAACAAAGATTTAAAAAACTGTCAACTTTGTTATGAAAGTTTTGTCACTTTCAGAGATTTAAGCAAGCAACAAGCCGTCAGAAAACTGTATTTAAAAGCTGCGTGCAATGATtccatgtttaaattttttgagcaGGTTTTATCATTGTGCGACCAACTTAAACACGGATCTGCAATGTCTTGGAGTATAGCCTCCTTTATTGACAGCTCACTAACAGTGAGACTGCTTGcagaaaaattcacaacattTACGGCGAAACCAGTTAGTTGGGAAAAATTGACCATTCCCCAAGAGCCGCTTATAActttgagaaaatattttgttgcTGAACAGCAAGAGGctcaaaaagaagaatttttatttgaagCCCAACTAAAAGAGCCAGCAAATGAGTATCAGCGTCAATTTTGTGAAGAGCTGAAGAAGAGTTGGTTGATTTACCACAGTGAGACCCAATCCAGTTATACTTGGCTCAATCAGCAGTGTAGTAGTACTCTTGAAGAAGCATTGCAAATGAAACACAAACAGCTTTCCCTAGAAGCAGTGGAAATTTGGGAAATAATCAAAGAGCAATTGGAACAGCGACCTAACAGTGAGTCTGACGACTACTTTGCTCTGCGTTGGCATAGTGGAAAAGTAAACCATTATCAAAAGGAGGACATCCTAAGATTGCTAATAGAGCCGGAAAAACTTGGAGCCTACAATCCAGATTGCATTGAAAAGCATGAtttcatcatcaaaaaattgttaCAATATGTAAGCCTAGAGATCATTGTGGCAAAAATAAATCGGAACTTAGCTCTCTTAGAAcagttaaaaaaatgcaaaagtgaAGATGAACAGTTTTCTGTGTTGCAGAGTCTGGTTAGTAGCTTAGAAGAACAAATTAGTCCTGCCTCCTTTCGTCATCCTCATTGGCTCCTGTTTCAATATGAAAATGAGATTATTATACGTGAGAATCAACAGGAGCTCATTGAAGCCATgttaaaagaaaacagaaaaacaatGTATCAGCTCAACATGGGGGAGGGTAAGTCATCAGTTATTCTACCCCTATTGTGCAATGATCTTGCAAATGGCCGGCAAGTGCTCCGCATCAATGTTCTGTCAGCTCTATTGGCGATAATGAAAAACTCTCTGCATCAGTGTTTTAAGGGTTTGATAAAGAAACGTGTTTACACTTTACCTTTTCAGAGAGACACAGACATTTCTCCAGCGAATTTGAAATTGATTCTCGATGTTCTTAAAAGATGTCTAAAAGACCAACATATTCTTCTTGTCACACCAGAATTCCGCCTATGTTTGCAGTTGAAATTGAGGGAATTGATGCTTGAAAATCAGGAGCAAATGCAGGCAACAGGTGTATTCAACTGGGATACTTATCGTAAAAGAGTGCCTCAAAAAATAGAGGAATAtaaggatttggaaaaatctcATGTGGAGCGGTTGTTGAGAAAACAAGACGCGAGTCTACGTGCATGTTTACAGGCTGAACGATATCTTAACAATGAAGATACCATTCTTAAAGTTCCACCTCGAGGACAAGGCGCCAAAAAATTCGTTCAATATAAAGAAACTATCAATGACCCGACGTTCAGGGAGTGGGGCTGCCTAAAAGCTGCTTATCGAGAATTGTTATATAATTCCAAGCTTGGGTATGCAGATAGTAGtgaaaaattgtctttactttataaaattgatgaattgCCTGCCATTGATTTGCTGGATGAATCGGATGAGATTCTTAAACATGGCACCGAACTCAACTACACAATAGGCGACAAATTTTTCTTCGATGGCGGAGAGTTACGTTGGCAAATACCACAATTTTTCATTCAGGCCATCTTCTGTGATCATGAAGTGCGTGAAATTATCTCTCGGGGCAAAGCTGATGGATCAACGGTGCTCAATGTAAATTATAGTCCTCGAGGGGGTGTGCCATTTATACAATTGTTGAACAAATTTTACTTCGAAAACTACATAAAACCAATCTTAATTGAAAAGTTCTTCATTAAATATGCATCAAACCTCAGAAAATACAATATAAGACCAGATGAAAGTGTAGTTAAGGATGAAATGTACACATTACGACAGTATATTGCAGCAGAACTTCTcgcagatgcagaaaaaaaagtcaTCGCTTTTTTGGCTGACAAAGTATGtttgaaagataaaattttaatcGCAAAAGGGTGGTTATCCCACGGAATTTTGTTCCATGTGTTTAATGCAAAATACAGGGTACAGTATGGTTTGAATCTCCATCTACCCCTCGAAGGGCATATAAAGAAATTAATAGCAATCCCTTTCTTTGGCAAAGATGCACCATCCCCTCGTGCAGAATTCAGTCATCCAGATGTGACATTAGGATTTACCATTACCAGTTACATGTATCATGGGTTGAATAAACAGCAGCTAAAAGAGTCCTTAATGCGACTAAAAGACCAATTTAGTCATCAGGTTGCAGACAGCCACCTTCAAAATTGGGCAGAAACCAGTCGAGCATGGATTGAACCTCAAACTGATTCATTCCCACCACGATTGCTAACTTCTCTAAAACATCTAGATTTAACCGATGAGCAGTGTCTGGAGAAAGTATACCAGTTTCTATCTTGCAATTATCTGACAATTTCGTTTTATCTGAGCCAGTTCGTTTTCATGCAAGAGGCAATGCAGTATCTGTTCAAAATTAGTGCCAATGCACATTCTCTTGTGGGTTACAATGCAGCATTAGGTTTTTCTGGTACAGATGATAGGCAACTAACAATGCCTTTCCAGATCGAATCTCTGCCAGCACCAGCGCAAGAAGGCACCAATGGAAAGTTATTATCTGTTTTATCAGAAGAACGGAATACCTCTTATTTCTCGCTTCAGGCAGAAGACACTAATACCTTATTAGAGCAGCTGTGTCATTATGTTTCTGGACAGTTGCACTGTCATGCGTTGATAGATGCTGGAGCTCTGGTAACTGGGCTCACCAATTACGAAGCTGCCTCATTTCTACTGGAAAGATTACCTGCTAACATCCTAGGAGTTCTTTATTTCAGTGATGAGGGTAACAGTTTAACCGTTATGACtagagatggaaaaaaaatgccaTTGCAAGATTGTTTTCTTGACAAGCAAAATTTATTTGCTTACCTTGATGATATCCATACCCGTGGAACCGATATAAAACTCCCTCCAAATTGTCATGCCATACTGACAGTCAGCATGGGAATGCAGAAGGACAAGCTGATGCAAGCAGCCATGAGGTTGCGACAACTTGCCAAGAAACAATCTGTTTCTTTGTGGGGCACTGAGGCTACAACATTAGCAATTGCTCGTGACAATTCAGTGGACAAGGCAAAGATCAACGGTCCTGAAGTTGTCAAGTGGGTCACCCAAAATACAATCAACCATGTCAATTCAGACTTGTTTGCGGTTACTGTACGAAagattaattttcaatttttgaagagagcAGAGAGTTGGCTGAAAGAGGCACCAGAGGCACTCAGAAGTTTGGTGAAGTATTGTAAAGGAAAGGAATTGTTTTCATTGGAAGAATTTTATGCAATCACTCCCGAAGATCAAGATTTAGCAGATCACTTGAACTGTTTAGTGGCTGTGCGAATAAGAGCATTCTATCAAGAGATTGAGAAGGAGTTGCGAATCAAACAGTTGCACAAttcaaaattgtataaaaagGTTACCAATCCACTGGACAAGAAGTTTTTTAGAGGGGAACTTGAGAGAATTTGCAATGAGGTAGCGATTTACCTTCAAACAGGCCGGGTGCTTAACTCTCTTGAtaatgatgaagaaaaagaagttgAAGTTGAGATTATTGAAGAACAGGAATTTTCGATCAATGTTGAAGAACGAACCCCTTGTATAGAACAAGATTGGGATGTAAGGCTGATACTAAGAAGTGATTTCATAGGGCTCGCACAACAGGAAGGTTACATCATGCCCATTCGTTCTGTTAAACAGTATATTCAAATGCCTCctgatatgaaaaatattttttggcaCTCCGATATTTATATGTCTTTGAACTACATTCAGAGTGTACAGACCAATGCACAAGAATGGTTTGATAACTATTTACGTCCAGTCgatataattttaattcatcGTCGTGAGGGTAAAATATGGCTCATTCTATTATCAGGACAGGAAGCTGCACAGATTAAGGCTAAATGTTACCAGCAACTTGATCACTCTAATCTCTTAGTACATCTTCATGATATTAATGGAAAAACCCAGTTGCCTATTGGTAGCTCAGTATCCAAGAAGGAGGTGAAGCTACTCACTATAGTCAAACTATTTGCCGGTGAATGTCAATTTAAGTCATCCGATGAGATGCAATGCCTATCAAAATTTGTCGGCCGTCTTTACCCCACATGTTTTACTGCTCCAGTTCTCCAAATTCATGACAAAGTCTCCGAAAAACTGTATGAATCTCTCATCAGGATGGAATATTTAGATTTCTCAGGTACCATGACCGAGAGGCTCTTAAAACTTCTAGACCTTGTCGAATCAGAAAGATCTGCTAATTTCAAGTTAACTGATGAACTTCAAATTTATCGTGAACACGTTTTGACCAAACTGTacaaaattcaccaaaaactAATTGTCCAGTCATCTTCGTCAATGAGAGGAAACCTCAACACTCTACGAGAATGGGTGGGGACACGAGGAAGATTGAGAGAATATCCTGGCTCATCACTTGAGTCCATTCTCAATTTGGAGAAGGAACCTTCGTTTTTATCCTGA